The Verrucomicrobium spinosum DSM 4136 = JCM 18804 genome includes a region encoding these proteins:
- the murG gene encoding undecaprenyldiphospho-muramoylpentapeptide beta-N-acetylglucosaminyltransferase gives MARYKKNRQKSKNPPVQSAVQGTAVAKPLTKSRSTTPTSSQSPWKSRHIIIACGGTGGHLFPGIAVGEVLQARGHDVILLISEKKIDALASSGHASLRFEKMPFLAMPKPLSLQMPKFLLGVWNGLKQCKAMIREHDTQVVLGMGGFTSFAPVLAGRRAKIKTLIHDSNAIPGKANKLTARFCDTVLLGFQECAQYFPKDKETRIVGTPVRSALRRAAEETKEDPYAFFGLDPSRKTVLVIGGSQGARGLNNAVTHTLDELNALGVQMLHITGPGDYQEVSDAYDGKEIKLHAHIAAFCHRMELAYKIADIALARSGASTLAELAYFGVPSLLVPYPYAADDHQTLNARIFHEAKAGIMVPELDLSPEKLIRVVREITTNEQRAANMKAAAQAISHASAAEEIANIVEEMAVGK, from the coding sequence ATGGCTCGCTATAAGAAAAACCGCCAGAAGTCCAAGAACCCTCCTGTTCAGAGTGCCGTTCAAGGGACTGCCGTCGCGAAGCCGCTAACGAAATCCCGCAGCACGACGCCCACTTCCAGCCAGTCGCCCTGGAAGAGCCGTCATATCATCATCGCCTGCGGTGGCACCGGGGGGCATTTGTTCCCGGGCATTGCGGTGGGTGAGGTGTTGCAGGCCCGCGGACATGACGTGATCCTTTTGATCAGTGAGAAGAAGATCGATGCCCTGGCTTCGAGCGGGCACGCTTCTCTGCGGTTCGAAAAAATGCCTTTCCTGGCAATGCCCAAGCCGCTGTCCCTACAGATGCCCAAGTTCCTGCTGGGTGTGTGGAACGGGCTCAAGCAGTGCAAGGCAATGATCCGTGAGCACGACACGCAGGTGGTGCTGGGCATGGGGGGCTTCACCTCCTTTGCCCCGGTACTGGCCGGTCGTCGCGCGAAGATCAAGACGCTCATTCACGATTCCAATGCCATCCCGGGCAAGGCCAACAAGCTCACCGCAAGGTTCTGCGATACGGTGCTGCTGGGTTTCCAGGAGTGTGCGCAATATTTCCCGAAGGACAAGGAGACCCGCATTGTGGGGACACCCGTGCGCAGCGCGCTCCGTCGGGCGGCAGAGGAGACGAAGGAGGATCCCTACGCGTTCTTTGGTCTCGATCCCAGCCGCAAGACGGTGCTGGTGATCGGTGGCAGCCAGGGTGCCCGCGGGCTGAACAATGCCGTGACGCATACCCTGGACGAACTGAATGCCCTGGGGGTGCAGATGCTGCATATCACGGGTCCAGGAGACTACCAGGAAGTCTCGGACGCCTACGACGGCAAGGAGATCAAGCTGCATGCCCACATCGCGGCGTTCTGCCACCGCATGGAGCTGGCCTACAAAATCGCGGATATCGCCCTGGCCCGCAGTGGCGCTTCCACGCTGGCAGAGCTGGCGTACTTCGGGGTGCCCAGCCTGCTGGTGCCCTACCCCTATGCGGCCGATGATCACCAGACGCTGAATGCCCGCATCTTCCACGAGGCCAAGGCTGGCATCATGGTGCCGGAGCTTGATTTGTCTCCGGAGAAGCTGATCCGCGTGGTGCGTGAGATCACCACCAACGAGCAGCGGGCGGCCAACATGAAGGCTGCGGCGCAGGCGATCTCCCACGCCAGTGCGGCCGAGGAAATCGCGAACATCGTCGAAGAGATGGCGGTGGGGAAATAG
- a CDS encoding FtsW/RodA/SpoVE family cell cycle protein yields the protein MGRASVYVLVFAVSMLSALGLVMLASTSYFLDETSGEAYFTLRSQIIRLGLGVLAAGVMAFIAYPRLYRLRWKIFGVTVVALLLCYVPFFADEVNGAARWISLKRLGIGGPNLQPSELAKLAVAILLAGWFTRHEPLTREFKQGFLMPGCMVFVTVALIAGEVDLGSAALVGALGGGMMFVAGTRLLYLLPVLGAGLAGLAWVVKFMPNRVERIFAFLDLEKYKEGLGMQQWRALIAFGSGGVEGVGLGNGRQKMLYLPEAHTDFIFPMVGEELGLYGTLFVVITFSLLVAAGMSIAHRAPDRFSRLLAFGITLTIALEALLNMGVTTALLPNKGLPLPFVSYGGSSLVFRMIGIGILINIYRQTPYERKKDLLEIRRRRMTAVSHGSL from the coding sequence ATGGGTCGAGCCAGTGTTTACGTTCTCGTCTTTGCCGTCAGCATGCTGAGCGCGCTCGGCCTGGTCATGCTGGCCAGCACGAGCTACTTTTTGGATGAGACCAGTGGGGAGGCGTATTTCACGCTGCGCAGCCAGATCATTCGTCTGGGCCTGGGGGTGCTGGCGGCAGGGGTCATGGCGTTCATCGCCTATCCGCGACTGTACCGCCTGCGGTGGAAGATTTTTGGCGTGACGGTGGTGGCGCTCCTGCTGTGCTATGTGCCCTTCTTTGCCGACGAGGTGAACGGGGCCGCCCGCTGGATCAGCCTGAAGCGTCTCGGCATTGGCGGGCCCAATTTGCAACCCTCTGAGCTGGCGAAGCTGGCGGTGGCCATCCTGCTGGCGGGGTGGTTCACCCGGCATGAGCCGCTGACCCGGGAGTTCAAGCAGGGGTTCCTCATGCCGGGGTGCATGGTCTTTGTCACCGTCGCCCTGATCGCTGGTGAGGTGGACCTGGGCAGTGCGGCGCTGGTCGGCGCACTGGGGGGCGGCATGATGTTTGTGGCTGGCACCCGCCTGCTGTACCTGCTCCCTGTCCTGGGGGCTGGCCTGGCAGGACTGGCCTGGGTGGTGAAGTTCATGCCCAACCGGGTGGAGCGTATCTTCGCCTTCCTGGATCTGGAGAAATACAAAGAGGGGCTGGGCATGCAGCAGTGGCGGGCTTTGATCGCTTTCGGCTCCGGCGGTGTGGAGGGCGTGGGCTTGGGCAACGGGCGGCAGAAAATGCTCTACCTCCCGGAGGCTCACACGGACTTCATTTTTCCCATGGTAGGGGAGGAGCTCGGCCTGTACGGCACACTTTTTGTCGTGATCACTTTCTCATTGCTCGTCGCGGCAGGCATGAGCATCGCCCACCGGGCACCAGACCGTTTCAGCCGCCTGCTGGCCTTTGGCATCACGCTCACGATTGCGCTGGAAGCCTTGTTGAACATGGGGGTGACGACGGCTCTGCTGCCCAACAAGGGGTTGCCGCTGCCTTTCGTCAGCTACGGTGGATCGAGCCTTGTTTTCCGCATGATTGGCATCGGAATTCTCATCAACATCTACCGTCAAACGCCTTACGAACGGAAGAAGGACTTGCTGGAAATACGGCGTCGTCGTATGACTGCGGTCTCCCATGGCTCGCTATAA
- a CDS encoding LysM peptidoglycan-binding domain-containing protein yields MNDKSNLSPTRRLFASESFRRHYVSAVENGDQADWTEREQSGNLGRVFVFLLLLHVFLIGAIVLYNIVSDRPKVSVAASMGKAAPALPGDTTETSTGSLVKRSELSEYQVRSGDTVQSIADATGATTEEIIRLNQLDQNGELYVSRRLQLPLRKEVADEVPAPAAAVALTSGQTSRETTVAAAKEVSGKAGKGQPESFKAAVVGESAGTKSKSGESHPAPTLIKAKPVTLQDAPPADARVAKLEDSPPAGKAGSGGSTQKATPVSPVKLQEAPPKEKPAPKATPVVAATAKEKPAPTAATGGGRSYEIKGGDTFYSIARKNGINVNDLIKANPGTNPSRLKKGMMIKIPAK; encoded by the coding sequence ATGAATGATAAATCCAACCTCTCACCCACGCGGCGCCTCTTTGCGTCAGAAAGCTTCCGCAGGCATTATGTGTCTGCGGTGGAGAACGGGGATCAGGCGGATTGGACGGAGCGTGAGCAGAGCGGCAACCTGGGCCGCGTGTTTGTGTTTCTGCTGCTGCTCCATGTGTTTCTGATTGGGGCCATCGTGCTGTACAATATTGTCTCTGACCGGCCCAAGGTCTCGGTGGCCGCAAGCATGGGCAAGGCTGCGCCTGCTCTCCCTGGCGATACGACGGAAACGAGCACCGGATCCTTGGTGAAGCGCAGTGAGCTTTCCGAGTATCAAGTGCGCTCGGGTGACACGGTCCAGTCCATCGCAGATGCGACCGGGGCGACCACTGAGGAAATCATCCGCCTGAACCAGTTGGATCAGAATGGTGAGCTCTATGTGAGCCGCCGTCTCCAACTCCCGCTGCGCAAGGAAGTGGCCGATGAGGTGCCTGCTCCTGCGGCGGCAGTGGCTCTGACATCGGGTCAGACCAGCCGCGAAACGACCGTGGCTGCTGCCAAAGAAGTCAGTGGCAAAGCTGGCAAAGGGCAGCCGGAGTCCTTCAAGGCAGCTGTGGTGGGGGAGTCCGCTGGTACGAAGAGCAAGTCTGGTGAATCCCATCCCGCGCCGACCCTTATCAAGGCCAAGCCGGTGACTCTGCAGGACGCGCCTCCCGCAGATGCTCGTGTGGCCAAGCTGGAAGATTCCCCGCCTGCTGGCAAAGCAGGTTCAGGTGGCTCCACCCAGAAGGCCACCCCAGTCTCGCCTGTGAAGTTGCAGGAAGCCCCGCCCAAGGAAAAGCCTGCTCCGAAGGCGACACCTGTGGTGGCAGCGACGGCGAAAGAGAAGCCCGCACCCACAGCGGCGACGGGCGGTGGCCGCTCCTACGAGATCAAGGGGGGGGACACCTTCTACTCAATCGCCCGGAAGAATGGGATCAACGTCAATGATCTCATCAAGGCAAACCCGGGAACGAATCCCAGCCGCCTGAAGAAGGGCATGATGATCAAGATTCCAGCCAAATAA
- the murD gene encoding UDP-N-acetylmuramoyl-L-alanine--D-glutamate ligase, protein MDPRSNLDLDLANQHVAILGAGRSGLGAARLARQLGAVPVVFDEGDPVKLQKAVQAIVDEGIDCRLGIEAARAAVAETAFSLVVTSPGLDAGWPLPKTFTDAGVPLMGEIEFAWRPIKEVPTVAITGTNGKTTTTELMERMFNGCGHRTIACGNYGHALSEVAVSGETYDLLTVEVSSFQLETITSFRPRVAVWLNFAPDHLDRYPDNEAYFAAKKRIFDYMTPNDVAIIRAGEPLGELQPRVVTFTTEPDVEADFMLYHDRILFRGEKIARVSDLPLHERHNIENQMAALAAGWVMGLAFEDMLEGLSGYEPARHRCEVVSVVNGRSYINDSKATNLHALETCLKSQDAPVVLIAGGKEKGLDYSPFRSLITEKVTALVTIGEIADKLSALFSDLVPCRQAPSVVAAVEIATQLAAPRQSIVFSPGTSSFDMFSGYAERGNVFRDAVLNLPTPVLN, encoded by the coding sequence ATGGACCCACGTTCCAACCTCGACCTCGACCTTGCCAATCAGCATGTAGCCATCCTCGGTGCCGGCCGCAGCGGACTTGGCGCTGCCCGTCTGGCTCGCCAACTGGGCGCGGTGCCAGTGGTCTTCGATGAAGGGGATCCGGTAAAGCTCCAGAAGGCCGTGCAGGCCATCGTGGATGAGGGCATCGACTGTCGCCTGGGCATTGAGGCGGCGCGGGCGGCGGTGGCGGAGACGGCGTTCAGCCTGGTGGTGACGAGCCCCGGGCTTGATGCGGGCTGGCCCCTGCCCAAGACCTTCACCGATGCGGGCGTGCCGCTGATGGGGGAGATCGAGTTTGCCTGGAGGCCTATCAAGGAGGTCCCGACAGTGGCCATCACGGGCACCAACGGGAAGACGACCACGACAGAGCTGATGGAGCGGATGTTCAACGGCTGCGGTCACCGGACCATTGCCTGTGGGAACTACGGCCATGCTCTGAGCGAGGTGGCGGTGAGCGGGGAGACGTATGATCTGCTCACGGTGGAGGTCAGCTCCTTCCAGCTGGAGACCATCACCAGCTTCCGCCCGCGGGTGGCGGTGTGGCTGAACTTCGCGCCGGATCATCTGGATCGCTACCCTGACAATGAGGCTTACTTTGCCGCTAAGAAGCGGATTTTTGACTACATGACGCCCAATGATGTGGCCATCATCCGGGCGGGGGAACCTCTGGGGGAACTCCAGCCGCGGGTGGTGACCTTCACCACGGAGCCAGATGTGGAGGCGGATTTCATGCTCTACCATGACCGTATCCTCTTCCGCGGGGAGAAGATTGCCCGGGTCTCAGACCTGCCGCTGCATGAGCGCCACAACATTGAAAACCAGATGGCGGCCCTGGCGGCCGGCTGGGTGATGGGGCTGGCCTTCGAAGACATGCTGGAGGGCCTGAGTGGCTATGAGCCGGCGCGGCACCGCTGCGAGGTCGTCAGCGTGGTGAATGGCCGCTCGTATATCAACGATTCCAAGGCGACGAACCTGCATGCCCTGGAAACTTGTCTGAAATCTCAGGACGCGCCTGTGGTACTAATTGCAGGCGGAAAGGAGAAGGGTCTTGATTATTCACCTTTCCGAAGCTTAATTACAGAGAAGGTGACTGCTCTGGTAACCATAGGAGAGATTGCCGACAAATTGAGTGCCCTGTTCTCGGACCTGGTGCCCTGTCGGCAGGCTCCCAGTGTGGTGGCCGCAGTGGAAATCGCCACCCAGCTCGCCGCGCCGCGACAGTCCATCGTATTCTCACCCGGAACTTCCTCCTTTGACATGTTCAGCGGCTATGCAGAGCGCGGCAACGTGTTCCGGGATGCAGTTTTGAATTTGCCCACCCCCGTTTTGAATTAA
- the mraY gene encoding phospho-N-acetylmuramoyl-pentapeptide-transferase, with protein MIHWLAEFRNSVGDTLLSSLLNLLHYHTFRAGGACLTAFVLSLMFGERVIRKLISLKVGQPIRSKEEVQKLFDLHGKKAGTPTMGGVMMLATFTLSVLLWTDWGNPIVWMVLGTTLALGLLGFWDDYEKVARKNSKGVSAKTKLVWQFAVAITVSWIFAYGLPGGVTYDNQVVTYRSLYIPFFKEPLILDMGFFAVIFFSLMIVGFSNAVNLTDGLDGLATGCSISTGLAYAGFCYLASNVNFAKFLLIPYFHMADELTIVAMALVGACFGFLWFNCQPARMFMGDTGSLALGGAIPTLAIGCKQELILLIVGGVFVMEAGSVMLQVASFKLRKVRIFRMAPIHHHFELGGWQESQVVVRFWMLSLILALVGLATLKLR; from the coding sequence ATGATACACTGGCTCGCTGAATTTCGGAACTCCGTTGGAGACACGCTGCTCTCCTCCCTGCTCAACCTCCTGCACTATCACACCTTCCGCGCCGGTGGGGCGTGTCTGACGGCGTTTGTGCTCTCCCTTATGTTTGGAGAGCGCGTCATCCGGAAGCTCATCTCCCTGAAAGTGGGGCAGCCCATCCGCTCCAAGGAGGAGGTGCAGAAGCTCTTCGACCTGCACGGGAAGAAGGCAGGTACGCCCACCATGGGCGGGGTCATGATGCTGGCCACCTTCACTCTCTCCGTCCTGCTCTGGACGGACTGGGGGAACCCGATCGTGTGGATGGTGCTGGGCACCACGCTGGCACTCGGTCTGCTGGGCTTCTGGGACGACTATGAGAAAGTTGCGCGGAAAAACTCCAAGGGCGTGAGCGCCAAAACCAAGCTGGTCTGGCAGTTCGCCGTGGCGATCACCGTCTCATGGATCTTTGCCTACGGGCTGCCGGGCGGGGTGACCTATGACAACCAGGTGGTGACGTATCGCAGCCTCTACATCCCGTTCTTCAAGGAGCCGCTCATCCTGGACATGGGCTTCTTCGCGGTGATCTTCTTCTCGCTGATGATCGTGGGCTTCTCCAATGCGGTGAACCTCACGGATGGTCTGGATGGCCTGGCGACGGGGTGCTCCATCAGCACGGGGCTGGCCTATGCGGGATTCTGCTACCTGGCGAGCAATGTGAACTTTGCCAAGTTTTTGCTCATCCCGTACTTCCACATGGCGGATGAACTCACCATCGTGGCCATGGCCCTGGTGGGGGCGTGTTTCGGATTCCTGTGGTTCAACTGTCAACCAGCGCGCATGTTTATGGGCGATACGGGCTCCCTGGCTCTGGGCGGGGCGATCCCCACCCTGGCGATCGGCTGCAAGCAGGAGTTGATCCTCCTCATCGTGGGCGGCGTCTTCGTCATGGAGGCAGGTTCTGTGATGCTCCAGGTGGCCAGCTTCAAGCTGCGCAAGGTTCGTATTTTCCGCATGGCCCCCATCCATCACCATTTTGAACTCGGAGGATGGCAGGAGAGCCAGGTTGTGGTACGTTTTTGGATGCTGTCGTTAATTCTGGCCCTCGTGGGCCTGGCGACTCTCAAACTGCGTTGA
- a CDS encoding UDP-N-acetylmuramoyl-tripeptide--D-alanyl-D-alanine ligase, translated as MTLETIASYSGGRLVHGDPAVTCTSVNTDSRKIQPGELFVALVGEKFDAHDFVPQVAQAGAAAVIVSRLPENVEALGCGVIEVPDTLLALQQLARAYRELLNPLVIGITGSNGKTSTKDLVAAVLRKKYQVCATLGNFNNHIGLPLTILRMEEGDNCAVLEMGMNHHGEIAVLAGIARPDAAIITNIGVAHIEYMGSREGIAQEKGTLAAAVPHGGVVVLNANDDFSSSIAARSHARVVLAGVGEGDVVATLTESGARGSFFSLNFDGRVVVAVHLPVPGEHMVGNAALAAAVGWHFGVVPQDIAAALGEVQLTKGRVQVKFWRGVTVLDDSYNANPDSMRAGLKTLAALQIPGRRVAVLGRMGELGPHAESSHREVGGYAAELGVDAVFSVGEEAALITSQAEKSGGSGDYRNFSSHAAVAACLTEWLHEGDAVLLKGSRSAAMEQVLTHLDNPAS; from the coding sequence TTGACTCTCGAAACCATTGCCTCGTACAGCGGCGGTCGCCTGGTCCATGGTGATCCCGCTGTGACCTGTACCAGCGTCAATACGGACTCCCGGAAAATCCAGCCGGGGGAGCTGTTTGTGGCCCTGGTGGGGGAGAAGTTTGACGCGCATGACTTTGTCCCGCAGGTGGCCCAGGCCGGTGCGGCGGCGGTCATTGTCAGCCGGCTGCCAGAGAACGTGGAAGCGCTGGGCTGCGGTGTCATCGAGGTGCCGGACACGCTGCTGGCGCTCCAGCAACTCGCGCGTGCTTACCGCGAACTCTTGAACCCGCTCGTGATCGGCATCACGGGCAGCAACGGCAAGACGTCCACGAAGGACCTCGTCGCTGCGGTGTTGCGGAAGAAGTACCAGGTGTGTGCCACGCTGGGGAACTTTAACAACCACATCGGGCTGCCGCTGACCATCCTTCGCATGGAGGAGGGGGACAACTGCGCGGTGCTGGAGATGGGGATGAACCACCATGGTGAGATCGCCGTGCTGGCGGGGATCGCCCGTCCGGATGCGGCCATCATCACGAACATCGGCGTGGCCCACATCGAGTACATGGGGTCCCGCGAGGGGATCGCCCAGGAAAAGGGCACGCTGGCTGCAGCCGTGCCGCACGGTGGCGTGGTGGTGCTCAATGCCAATGATGACTTTTCCTCCTCCATCGCTGCCCGCAGTCATGCGCGCGTCGTCCTGGCTGGGGTGGGGGAAGGGGATGTGGTGGCCACGCTCACGGAGAGTGGTGCCCGGGGCTCCTTCTTCAGTCTGAACTTTGACGGTCGTGTGGTGGTGGCTGTGCACCTGCCCGTGCCCGGGGAGCACATGGTGGGCAATGCCGCGCTCGCCGCGGCCGTGGGCTGGCACTTTGGCGTGGTACCGCAGGACATCGCCGCAGCGTTGGGCGAGGTGCAGCTGACCAAAGGGCGGGTGCAGGTGAAATTCTGGCGCGGGGTCACCGTGCTGGATGACTCCTACAATGCGAATCCCGACTCCATGCGGGCGGGGCTGAAGACGCTGGCGGCGCTACAGATTCCCGGTCGTCGGGTGGCTGTACTGGGCCGGATGGGGGAACTGGGGCCGCACGCAGAGTCCAGCCACCGGGAGGTGGGGGGGTATGCTGCTGAGCTGGGAGTGGACGCTGTCTTTAGTGTGGGTGAAGAAGCCGCCCTCATCACGAGTCAGGCGGAGAAGTCGGGTGGATCGGGAGACTATAGAAATTTCTCATCGCATGCCGCCGTTGCCGCCTGCCTCACCGAATGGTTGCACGAAGGTGACGCGGTTTTGTTGAAAGGAAGCCGTTCTGCTGCCATGGAGCAAGTGCTCACACACCTCGACAACCCGGCATCATGA
- a CDS encoding UDP-N-acetylmuramoyl-L-alanyl-D-glutamate--2,6-diaminopimelate ligase — MTILRDLIEGLDKPVISGGLDVEVAGLAYDSRLVKPGFVFFALRGVKSDGHDFIPKALAEGAVAIVAETAPPEDCSVTWLHVKNARVALAEMAAAYKGHPARSMAVGGVTGTNGKTTTAFLLHHLLNHAHRRCGLLGTVVYDVGGDLKPATHTTPESLELQGLLSEMRDRGCVAVAMEVSSHAIDQHRTHGVPFAAAVFTNLSQDHLDYHGTMEEYFKAKSKLFSSTAASRSGKLVINVDDIWGRRLVDAHKEHPGLVTYGLGVAADYRAVNPRYDLTGTSFELEHKGRSLLVRIPQIGQFNVYNSLAALAAAHGMGCNLRDTVKAMQSSPQIPGRMERVTPDNHSFHVFVDYAHTPDGLVNALSTARALRPERIITVFGCGGDRDRLKRPLMARAVEEHSDISILTSDNPRTEDPQAIMDDARKGFTRSAHALIADRKEAIHTAIKGAREGDIVVIAGKGHEPYQDVQGVKHPFDDRRVARQLVDIEIRIKGEKRLEARQRRDDRQ; from the coding sequence ATGACCATTTTGCGCGATCTTATCGAGGGTCTGGATAAACCGGTCATCAGCGGTGGCCTGGACGTGGAAGTGGCCGGCCTGGCCTATGACTCCCGCCTGGTGAAGCCTGGCTTTGTGTTCTTTGCCCTGCGGGGTGTGAAATCGGACGGGCATGACTTCATCCCCAAGGCCCTGGCTGAGGGGGCGGTGGCCATTGTGGCCGAGACTGCTCCGCCGGAAGACTGCAGCGTGACCTGGCTGCATGTGAAGAATGCACGCGTGGCGCTGGCCGAGATGGCGGCAGCCTACAAGGGGCACCCTGCCCGGAGCATGGCTGTGGGCGGCGTGACGGGTACCAATGGCAAAACCACCACCGCCTTTCTGCTGCATCACCTGTTGAATCACGCGCATCGTCGCTGCGGACTGCTGGGCACGGTGGTGTATGACGTGGGTGGGGATCTGAAGCCTGCCACGCACACCACGCCGGAGTCACTGGAGCTGCAGGGGCTGCTTTCCGAAATGCGTGACCGCGGCTGCGTGGCGGTGGCGATGGAAGTTTCCTCGCACGCCATTGACCAGCACCGCACCCACGGCGTGCCCTTTGCCGCAGCAGTCTTCACGAATCTCAGCCAGGACCACCTGGACTACCACGGGACGATGGAGGAGTACTTCAAGGCGAAGTCGAAGCTCTTCTCCTCCACGGCGGCCTCCCGCAGTGGCAAGCTCGTCATCAATGTGGACGACATCTGGGGTCGTCGTCTGGTGGATGCGCACAAGGAGCACCCCGGCCTGGTCACCTATGGTCTGGGTGTGGCGGCCGACTATCGTGCGGTGAACCCCCGCTATGATCTCACTGGCACCAGCTTCGAGCTGGAGCACAAGGGGCGCTCCCTGCTGGTGCGCATCCCGCAGATCGGCCAGTTCAACGTGTACAACTCCCTGGCGGCTCTGGCTGCGGCCCATGGCATGGGCTGCAATCTGCGCGATACGGTGAAGGCGATGCAGTCCTCCCCCCAGATCCCGGGGCGGATGGAGCGTGTCACGCCGGACAATCACTCTTTCCACGTCTTTGTGGACTATGCGCACACGCCGGACGGCCTGGTCAATGCCCTGTCCACGGCACGGGCGCTACGCCCGGAGCGGATCATCACGGTCTTTGGCTGTGGGGGTGATCGCGACCGTCTGAAGCGGCCGCTCATGGCACGCGCGGTGGAGGAGCACAGCGACATCAGCATCCTCACCAGCGACAATCCACGCACGGAGGACCCTCAGGCGATCATGGACGACGCCCGCAAGGGGTTCACCCGCTCCGCCCACGCCCTCATTGCCGACCGCAAGGAGGCCATTCACACCGCCATCAAAGGGGCGCGGGAAGGGGACATTGTCGTCATCGCTGGCAAGGGGCATGAGCCCTACCAGGATGTGCAGGGGGTGAAGCATCCCTTTGACGACCGCAGGGTGGCCCGCCAGCTGGTGGACATCGAAATCCGCATCAAGGGTGAAAAGCGGCTGGAGGCACGCCAAAGGAGGGATGACCGTCAGTGA